Genomic segment of Paenibacillus sp. FSL R5-0912:
CTTCTCCGCTTGGGTAATAGCCCATTTCTCCAGCTGCTTGTCGAGACTGGTCTCGATCATTTCGTAGGAGTAGTTCAGTCTGTCTGCAGTTTTCTCCACCAGCATTACATCCAGGCCCTTGGCTGCCAGCATTTCAGCAATCCCTTGACCCATTGTGCCACCGCCGATGACACCAATTTTTTTAAAGTTCATTTAAAAGTCTCCATCCTTTCAGGTATCTATACTTTTGTATTGTACCTTGTCTGTCGTAAAAAATATGTAGCCCGACATATAATGATATCTTAGCATGTCTGAAAAGTAAAAAAAAATAACCGGCATAAAGAATTATGCCGGTAAAAGGACACTGTCACGAAATTGACAACGAAATTGCTCTCCGGAGAGAACTTCTTCCTTCATTAAAATGTCAAGAGAGTAATCAAATACATTTCTTTGCTTATTGAGCAGGTCATTCGTGCGGACCATCAGTTCATCCAGAATTTTACTATTCTCTTTCATCAGCTCTTCAGTGGTTACCATTTGCAGATTCGCTATTCCGAGAGAGGTGAGTCCTGACTTCATCATCGTCTCTACAATATTCAGCGCCTGGTCAAAGTCTCCGCGTGAACCGGTACTGCGTCCGCCGTAATACATCTCTTCGGCAGCTGCTCCGCCCAGGGCAATCATGATCTGATTCTCCAGATAATCCTTCGTGTACAAATACTGCTCGGTCTGCGGATTATGTCTTACATATCCGAGAGCCTGTCCACGCGGAGTCAGAGTAACCTGGCTAACGCTTCCCGGACGCAGCAGTTCAGCCATAATAGCATGTCCCAGCTCATGAATCGCTACCCGCTGTTTCTCTTCATGATTCGTTTCCCGGTCGGTCTTCTCACCCATCATCACTTTGTCAATGGCCATCGAGAGATGACGCTGCTCTACCTGGGTCAGATTCTCACGCATCATGTAAATCGCCGCTTCGTTCATCACGCTTTCCAGCTGCGCACCTGAGAAGCCATAAGCTTCCTCGGCGATTTTATCCAGACTTACCGTTTCATGCAGCGGTTTGTTCTTGGCATGCAGATCGAGAATCGACTTGCGGCCTTTCTTGTCCGGCATGTCCACATGGATGTGACGGTCGAACCGGCCCGGACGAAGCAGTGCGGAGTCCAGCATTTCCTTGCGGTTCGTTGCTGCTACCAGCAGAATGCGCGGGGTTTCATTGTTATAGATCCCGTCCATCTCGGTCAACAGCTGATTAAGCGTCTGATCGTATTCACGCTGCTGTCCGCCTTCACGCTTGCCGCCGATGACATCAATCTCATCGATAAAAATAATGGCACTTTGCTTATTTTCCTTAAGCGCACGGGTACGGGCATCCTTGAACAAATCACGGACACGTCCGGCGCCGACACCGACATACATTTCCACGAACTCACTGCCTGATGCAGCCACAAAAACTGAGTTGGTATAATGTGCCGCAGCCTTGGCCATCAGCGTCTTGCCGGTTCCCGGAGGGCCGGTCAGCAGAATCCCCTTCAGCGGGCGAATCCCGAATTTGCTGATTTCTTCATGCCGGATCAGAAAGTCCAGTGCTTCCCGCAATTCCTGCTTAGCGTTGTCCTGGCCGCCGATTTCTTCAAAAGTCAGCTTGGAGGGCCCATTCTTCTTACGTTTCTTATCTGCGCCTGCATTTACCGTCAGACCGCCGCGAGCGTGGGCAATAAACAGGAGGGCAGCGACCATGCCGAATGCAATAATCACAGGGAAAATGTTAATCCCGACAAAAACCATAAAAATCAGCATGACCGGAACAAATCCGGCCAGCACCTCTTTCCAATACTTAGGCATTGTTCCACACTCCCATCGTAGCCGCCGCACGCGGCAGAATGATGAACTTACTCTCTGTACCGTTGCTTAGACTCACATACACGTTGTTGTCATCAATTTCCGTTGTTGCTGTAACCCCGCTGTACTTGCTGTCTTGCGTCTTCAGACCATCCAGCTTAGCAGGTATTAATGTATACTTCCGGCTCTCCATCGCCTCTGCAACAGAGAACATGGCTTTATCCCAATACTCATCCAGCAAAGCGCTGGAGTTCTGCTGCACATCCAATTTGAGCGTCCGGCCGTTGATAGCTGAGCTGCCCTCTTTGGATACATACTGCACGAGCTCACGTAATTTCGTGCCTGGCTGCAAATCAAGTTTCAAAGTAACCTCATTGCGTTTAATACTAATATGGGAATCCTTCACTCCCTCATAGGATGACACAAGCTTTTGCAGCGGCTCCTGCACAGCGAACTGGCGGTACGAATACCAGCCACCGAATAACAATGCAGCGGACAGCAGAGACGTTAGCAGTACAGGCATAAGACGCAGTTTCAAGAAACGTCCTCCTCTCAAAAATGACCGAGCATAAATCTATAATAATGACCAAACTAGCGTGTCTAGCGCCCTTCCGAGACTGACATGCTCTTAAGCATGTCTTGATACAAGTAGTAGTATATCATAAGTGTATATACCATTTTACATAAAAGTGTGAATATATTTAAAATTTTTGATTCTAATTTCTGGATGATCCAGTAGATTATCTTTCTTATCGGCAATACATGTGGACAGATTTAGCTTTGCTGGTAAGGGTAACAGAAAAAGAGCGCCCTCTAGGCAATATATATGCCTGTGGCGCTCTCTTTTTGTATGACATGGACTTAGGAGTCGCATTAATTCCTCCAGGACCAAAGCTGAAGCGGCTTTACCCTCTTTGTGAGGGTCGTCGCTTCCATTATCCGTCTGCCGCTGGTGCGGACTCAGGTTCCGTTAATTGTGCAGATTAGGCGGATTTGCGGGCCCAGCGGACTCAGGTTCCGTTAATTGACCGATTACAACCCATTTCAGGCTCAAATGAACAAGATAACAGAATCTCAGTCCGCTTTGATGCCAAAATAAGCTTTTTAGAAGAAATAGGGGCTTCTCAGTCCGCTTCACTCAGCGATAGTTTGAATTTACACTTTAGCTTGATGCTGTCTGATTTCGCCGGCCATGTATTCTGCATAATCAATTAATAACGCATGATCATATCCGCCGCCGCTTATCCCTCCGCTATATTCATCCAGGCATTGCTTAAGCAATCCGTGATATTTAGCCGGCAAATGCTGCAGGCCCCACTCCCCGCCTTCCTTTTTGGAAGACACAGCTTCTTCCCGCACAAAATACAGCACCCGGCACAAATTCAGTGTGTAGTACACTGGAGAATCTATGATTTGCTGAGCTGCATCCCCAATATCACCAAGGATAGAATCCAGGTAATATTGCCGGTCCACCGGCAGAAACGCATCGCGGATAGGTTCGCCGTACAAAATAAATCCCCGCTGATAGACTACGGCAAATTGAGCCGCAAGATCTCTATCCTCATAACCGCCGCACAGATAATGCTCATCCTTTCTGTACCGGTCCAGATGAAAGTCCGAGAAATGAAACTCAAAAGGAGTAGGATGTACAAAGTTCTTCAGGTATTGCTTCAGTACAACAGTTAGCTCAATCCCGCGCTGGTTAGGCAGACTGTCGTGATAAGCTATCACTTTCTTGGCCAGTTTCCGGCTGACCTCTACAGGCAGCTTGTCGTGTATGACAATCAGCAGATCAATATCACTTTTATCCGGATGAAAGCAGCCCATCGCCAGCGAACCGTGCAGATAAATCCCGGACAAATTTGTCCCCAGCTCCTCTTTGAACAACGTTACCGCCTGATCTAAATAGGCTAGAATTTCCAACTTCGTGATCCTCCTGAATGTCAG
This window contains:
- a CDS encoding AAA family ATPase, with the protein product MPKYWKEVLAGFVPVMLIFMVFVGINIFPVIIAFGMVAALLFIAHARGGLTVNAGADKKRKKNGPSKLTFEEIGGQDNAKQELREALDFLIRHEEISKFGIRPLKGILLTGPPGTGKTLMAKAAAHYTNSVFVAASGSEFVEMYVGVGAGRVRDLFKDARTRALKENKQSAIIFIDEIDVIGGKREGGQQREYDQTLNQLLTEMDGIYNNETPRILLVAATNRKEMLDSALLRPGRFDRHIHVDMPDKKGRKSILDLHAKNKPLHETVSLDKIAEEAYGFSGAQLESVMNEAAIYMMRENLTQVEQRHLSMAIDKVMMGEKTDRETNHEEKQRVAIHELGHAIMAELLRPGSVSQVTLTPRGQALGYVRHNPQTEQYLYTKDYLENQIMIALGGAAAEEMYYGGRSTGSRGDFDQALNIVETMMKSGLTSLGIANLQMVTTEELMKENSKILDELMVRTNDLLNKQRNVFDYSLDILMKEEVLSGEQFRCQFRDSVLLPA
- a CDS encoding aminoglycoside adenylyltransferase domain-containing protein, coding for MEILAYLDQAVTLFKEELGTNLSGIYLHGSLAMGCFHPDKSDIDLLIVIHDKLPVEVSRKLAKKVIAYHDSLPNQRGIELTVVLKQYLKNFVHPTPFEFHFSDFHLDRYRKDEHYLCGGYEDRDLAAQFAVVYQRGFILYGEPIRDAFLPVDRQYYLDSILGDIGDAAQQIIDSPVYYTLNLCRVLYFVREEAVSSKKEGGEWGLQHLPAKYHGLLKQCLDEYSGGISGGGYDHALLIDYAEYMAGEIRQHQAKV